One part of the Ochotona princeps isolate mOchPri1 chromosome 18, mOchPri1.hap1, whole genome shotgun sequence genome encodes these proteins:
- the ZKSCAN8 gene encoding zinc finger protein with KRAB and SCAN domains 8 isoform X2: protein MAADSGRPAAPSPPEQTPEEDLVIVKVEEEDQSWDPESTPHENNPPGQELFRLRFRQLCYQETLGPRETLIQLRALCHQWLRPDLNTKEQILELLVLEQFLTILPGELQTLVKEHPLENGEEVVTLLEDLERQVPACLHGCRVLWEEVTSLESAPEPPSTPLRAAPMQALCTSQSPTSSQKGNSGDQEMTATLLSAGFQTLEKIEDMAVSLIRKEWLLNPSQKDLSRDNRPEDCRNTFSLGGETRNENRELASKQVIPTGVQPRGETAAKCNGDVFRALERGEARDPLGRLERQRGNPTQERRHKCDECGKSFAQSSGLVRHWRIHTGEKPYQCNVCGKAFSYRSALLSHQDIHNKVKRYHCKECGKAFSQNTGLILHQRIHTGEKPYQCNQCGKAFSQSAGLILHQRIHSGERPYECNECGKAFSHSSHLIGHQRIHTGEKPYECDECGKTFRRSSHLIGHQRSHTGEKPYKCNECGRAFSQKSGLIEHQRIHTGERPYKCKECGKAFNGNTGLIQHLRIHTGEKPYQCNECGKAFIQRSSLIRHQRIHSGEKSESMAV from the exons ATGGCTGCGGACTCCGGAAGACCTGCAGCCCCATCTCCGCCAGAGCAGACCCCTGAAGAGGACCTCGTGATTGTCAAGGTAGAGGAGGAGGATCAGAGTTGGGACCCGGAATCTACTCCGCATGAAAATAACCCTCCTGGCCAAGAGCTCTTCCGCCTGCGCTTCAGACAGTTGTGTTACCAGGAGACGCTGGGACCCCGGGaaactctgatccagctccgggCGCTTTGTCATCAGTGGCTGAGGCCGGATCTGAACACCAAGGAGCAGATCTTGGAGCTGCTGGTGTTGGAGCAGTTCCTGACCATCCTGCCTGGGGAGCTGCAGACTCTGGTTAAGGAGCACCCGTTAGAGAATGGAGAGGAGGTGGTGACCCTGCTGGAGGACTTGGAGAGGCAG GTGCCGGCTTGTTtgcacggatgcagggtcctctGGGAGGAGGTGACGAGTTTGGAATCTGCACCAGAGCCTCCCAGTACTCCACTCCGAGCTGCGCCAATGCAGG cCTTGTGTACTTCTCAGAGTCCTACCTCTTCTCAGAAAGGAAATTCTGGAGACCAGGAAATGACAGCCACACTTCTTTCAGCAGGGTTCCAG ACGTTGGAGAAGATTGAAGACATGGCTGTGTCCCTTATTCGAAAGGAGTGGCTTCTTAATCCATCGCAGAAGGATCTGAGTAGAGATAATAGACCAGAGGATTGTAGAAACACGTTCTCCCTGG GTGGTGAGACCAGGAATGAGAACAGGGAATTAGCTTCAAAACAGGTAATACCTACTGGAGTCCAGCCACGTGGAGAGACAGCTGCCAAGTGCAACGGGGATGTTTTCAGGGCTCTTGAGCGTGGAGAAGCCCGAGATCCTCTGGGCAGATTAGAGAGGCAGCGGGGAAATCCTACACAAGAAAGACGACATAAATGTGATGAATGTGGGAAAAGTTTTGCTCAGAGCTCAGGCCTTGTTCGCCACTGGAGAattcacactggggagaaaccctaTCAGTGTAATGTATGCGGTAAGGCCTTCAGTTACAGGTCAGCCCTTCTTTCCCATCAGGATATCCACAACAAAGTGAAACGCTACCACTGTAAGGAGTGTGGTAAAGCCTTCAGTCAGAACACAGGCCTCATTCTgcaccagagaatccacactggggagaagccgTATCAGTGTAATCAGTGTGGGAAAGCTTTTAGTCAGAGTGCGGGCCTTATTCTGCACCAGAGAATCCACAGTGGGGAGAGACCCTATGAATGTAATGAATGTGGGAAAGCTTTTAGTCATAGCTCGCACCTCATTGGACaccagagaattcacactggggagaagccctacGAGTGTGATGAGTGTGGGAAAACCTTCAGGCGGAGCTCACATCTGATTGGCCATCAGAGGAGCCACACCGGGGAGAAGCCCTACAAATGTAATGAATGTGGGAGGGCCTTTAGTCAGAAGTCAGGTCTTATtgaacatcagagaatccacactggggaaagaCCTTATAAATGTAAAGAATGTGGGAAAGCTTTCAATGGGAACACTGGCCTCATTCAGCACctgagaatccacacaggggagaaaccgtATCAGTGTAATGAGTGCGGGAAAGCCTTCATTCAGAGGTCGAGTCTAATtcgacatcagagaatccacagtgGAGAAAAGTCTGAATCCATGGCCGTTTAG
- the ZKSCAN8 gene encoding zinc finger protein with KRAB and SCAN domains 8 isoform X1 gives MAADSGRPAAPSPPEQTPEEDLVIVKVEEEDQSWDPESTPHENNPPGQELFRLRFRQLCYQETLGPRETLIQLRALCHQWLRPDLNTKEQILELLVLEQFLTILPGELQTLVKEHPLENGEEVVTLLEDLERQVGILGRPVPACLHGCRVLWEEVTSLESAPEPPSTPLRAAPMQALCTSQSPTSSQKGNSGDQEMTATLLSAGFQTLEKIEDMAVSLIRKEWLLNPSQKDLSRDNRPEDCRNTFSLGGETRNENRELASKQVIPTGVQPRGETAAKCNGDVFRALERGEARDPLGRLERQRGNPTQERRHKCDECGKSFAQSSGLVRHWRIHTGEKPYQCNVCGKAFSYRSALLSHQDIHNKVKRYHCKECGKAFSQNTGLILHQRIHTGEKPYQCNQCGKAFSQSAGLILHQRIHSGERPYECNECGKAFSHSSHLIGHQRIHTGEKPYECDECGKTFRRSSHLIGHQRSHTGEKPYKCNECGRAFSQKSGLIEHQRIHTGERPYKCKECGKAFNGNTGLIQHLRIHTGEKPYQCNECGKAFIQRSSLIRHQRIHSGEKSESMAV, from the exons ATGGCTGCGGACTCCGGAAGACCTGCAGCCCCATCTCCGCCAGAGCAGACCCCTGAAGAGGACCTCGTGATTGTCAAGGTAGAGGAGGAGGATCAGAGTTGGGACCCGGAATCTACTCCGCATGAAAATAACCCTCCTGGCCAAGAGCTCTTCCGCCTGCGCTTCAGACAGTTGTGTTACCAGGAGACGCTGGGACCCCGGGaaactctgatccagctccgggCGCTTTGTCATCAGTGGCTGAGGCCGGATCTGAACACCAAGGAGCAGATCTTGGAGCTGCTGGTGTTGGAGCAGTTCCTGACCATCCTGCCTGGGGAGCTGCAGACTCTGGTTAAGGAGCACCCGTTAGAGAATGGAGAGGAGGTGGTGACCCTGCTGGAGGACTTGGAGAGGCAGGTTGGCATCCTAGGACGGCCA GTGCCGGCTTGTTtgcacggatgcagggtcctctGGGAGGAGGTGACGAGTTTGGAATCTGCACCAGAGCCTCCCAGTACTCCACTCCGAGCTGCGCCAATGCAGG cCTTGTGTACTTCTCAGAGTCCTACCTCTTCTCAGAAAGGAAATTCTGGAGACCAGGAAATGACAGCCACACTTCTTTCAGCAGGGTTCCAG ACGTTGGAGAAGATTGAAGACATGGCTGTGTCCCTTATTCGAAAGGAGTGGCTTCTTAATCCATCGCAGAAGGATCTGAGTAGAGATAATAGACCAGAGGATTGTAGAAACACGTTCTCCCTGG GTGGTGAGACCAGGAATGAGAACAGGGAATTAGCTTCAAAACAGGTAATACCTACTGGAGTCCAGCCACGTGGAGAGACAGCTGCCAAGTGCAACGGGGATGTTTTCAGGGCTCTTGAGCGTGGAGAAGCCCGAGATCCTCTGGGCAGATTAGAGAGGCAGCGGGGAAATCCTACACAAGAAAGACGACATAAATGTGATGAATGTGGGAAAAGTTTTGCTCAGAGCTCAGGCCTTGTTCGCCACTGGAGAattcacactggggagaaaccctaTCAGTGTAATGTATGCGGTAAGGCCTTCAGTTACAGGTCAGCCCTTCTTTCCCATCAGGATATCCACAACAAAGTGAAACGCTACCACTGTAAGGAGTGTGGTAAAGCCTTCAGTCAGAACACAGGCCTCATTCTgcaccagagaatccacactggggagaagccgTATCAGTGTAATCAGTGTGGGAAAGCTTTTAGTCAGAGTGCGGGCCTTATTCTGCACCAGAGAATCCACAGTGGGGAGAGACCCTATGAATGTAATGAATGTGGGAAAGCTTTTAGTCATAGCTCGCACCTCATTGGACaccagagaattcacactggggagaagccctacGAGTGTGATGAGTGTGGGAAAACCTTCAGGCGGAGCTCACATCTGATTGGCCATCAGAGGAGCCACACCGGGGAGAAGCCCTACAAATGTAATGAATGTGGGAGGGCCTTTAGTCAGAAGTCAGGTCTTATtgaacatcagagaatccacactggggaaagaCCTTATAAATGTAAAGAATGTGGGAAAGCTTTCAATGGGAACACTGGCCTCATTCAGCACctgagaatccacacaggggagaaaccgtATCAGTGTAATGAGTGCGGGAAAGCCTTCATTCAGAGGTCGAGTCTAATtcgacatcagagaatccacagtgGAGAAAAGTCTGAATCCATGGCCGTTTAG